AAACGATACGGTATCACGGACGCTACTCATTCCAAAAAACGTGAACGGAGATGACATCATTCTCCAAGCTCGATACTCCGGCGAAGACTCGACAACAAACATTGGCTTCGAGAGTGACTGGGTCGCAGTCGGGCAACACAACCATGAGATCGAGCTAGAACTCAACGAACACTCACACGATGTTAAGCCAGGGATCATCGAATTCGATGAATATCCGTCACGGTGTGATGTAAGAGTCAACGGTGAATCACATGAAGTCTCACTCGGCGATGGATCAAACGAGTTCGAAGAAACAGTCGATATTTCTGACAGGCTCGATGAAGGATTCAATGAGATCGAAGTGACTTCCGAAACGCTCGGACACTTGGACGTCACATGTGCTTTGGACGTCTACAGGCAAATTAGAGGCGAATAGAGGCTGCTGCGACTGATCTTTGGTGCCGTTACCCCTTGGGGTTACAGTTAGGAAGTACCGCTCCGGAATCAGTTATTCAGTTTGTCGCGCCAATCGTCTACAGGATCAGCCTTGATCGCTTCACGATGTGCCTCCGTGATACTCGTGTCAATGTATTCGTCAGGCGTTCCGTCGTGTTTTTTCGCAAGGTGGAGGACGACGCCGTGACGTGACTTGAATTTCTTATCACAAGCAGGACACGGTTCAGTCATCTCCGGCTCGTCATCCCGATCTGAATCACAGTTTGGGCGCTGCGCTTGGTGCATCGTGACACCAAACTCATTCGTGAATGACTCACCACATTTTTGACATATTTCCATATATACAGTATGTTTTGAACCGCAATACATATTGTTATATGTCAGGTATATTATTTCACAGATACCATCATTTATAATGATATAGGCATTATAATCATTCAAGGACAAATCACATTCAGTAATCTCACAGTAATTGTGAAAAACCGAGTGGGCTAACACTCGGTCAAAAGCTGAGGTGACATGGTCCTGATGAGGAAGACGATGTCAAAAAAAGATAACAGCCATCGATCAATAAACGTAACGGAAGCACTGTGGATTAGAAATAAAGACGCCGAGCCAAAGGAATGTGAACTAGACTCCTGTCATCGGGATTGTAATTCGCTGATCAGTTTCGGTGAAACCGTCAAGGAACTCTGTGATCCACATTCTGCAGCGATTTGCAAAGAGTCCGATCATCACCTGGTGCTAGATGCATGAAGGACCTAATTCCACGTAAGCAGGAATATCACTACCTCATCACTGAGGCACAAGATGACACAGAATGCGACTTGTGCGTGTGGGGTAATACTGCTGACTATTCAGTGTTCTTTGACCTGAATCGAGTGGATGCGTGTGAGTACTGTTTAGCGGAACATGATCAGCTCGAAACTGGATATGATGTTCCATACGTCAAATATAACGACGGCTGGCACGAGGTTAAAGAGCCATCTCATTGCTGCAGTAAATGCGATCAGAGCGGCTACATCAAGATCAAGAGAACCTACTGTTACGATCACTTCCAAGAAGAATTCTTCACGGTGGTCGGGCAATGATCTCCGGTCTCGTAGTTCGTGAGCATATCGACGGAGAGAACTGTCACTACTGTCCTAGAACTGCGCGATTCACGGTGCACCATAATTGCTCATGGCCTACATTCGATGTCTGTGAGCAGCATCTCAACCAGGACAATGAACTGTTCGATACAGACGATGCCCCCGACGCTTCAATGTACTACTACAATGGACACGACTGGATCGCGGTCGTCCGAGAGAAACTCAATACCTGTGATGAATGCAGTGCTGACTCATTTGTGAAGACATCACAAGGAACAGTATGGTGTCGAGGGCACTTCCGAATAGCATTCAGCAAGCACCTTACTGCGGATATGATTACTGATCAAATAGCAGGATAGTTCTTAACTGATATTTATAAATATCCAACTAGTACAATATTCTTATTTTTTATTGATCTAATAAATTTACTTATATTCTACTGGGTTATTCTCTCTGGATAGAAAAGAATATTAATTAATCACGTATAGTTAATCGCATGCCTAAAATTGGACTACGGTTTGGCGAAGTACAGGCAGACGAGATGATCCCTCCAATGGAGACTATTGCTGATGAAGTCGAAAATAACCGTATTTTCGGAAAAACTGGATCTCAACACGGAGTGGCGATGTCTTCGTCTGAAGAAGAATATACGATTGGAGACGATTACATTTTTGCGCGCTATGTACACGAAGTACCGCAGGAACGAACAGAGATCAGCGATGGGGAAGTAGTTCTTGCAGAAGGGAATGTCGCGAGAATAATGCACTTCCTCTTGACTCGTGATGGTGACTACGCGTACGAGTCAGTCGATCGTGTCTATGATGATCATGCTCTTGAGTATTTCATTGGGGATGACTCATTCGAGATCGACTTCGAGTGTAATCGATATAATCGGTTTACTCGAGATCAAATGCGAGAATTCTATTCGAATGCATTCCGCGTTCGAGGGATGAAACTGAAAGAGATCGGGGAGCGAGATCGAAATGGTACCTCAGTTTCTGACGAAGTCGCAGATTACATCGAAAACGCTGGTGAAAACACAGTCAGGTCTGAATTTAGCACTGGACAAAAAGACAAGAATCTAAAAGGGCCCGATATCATCGACGGATTTGGACAGCTGTCTGAAATAGACTACATCCGCATAAAAGACTCGGAAGGTGAAATCAATGAGGCATACAATGATGGTCGTTACACGATGTCTTATTCGACAGATACTAACCTCAGCGATCTTGGTGGGAAGGTTCGAGATACGATTTCCACAGTCACAACCGGTCTTACGAGAGTAGACGACTAGCGCCGTTCGGAAGAGTCACTCGTCACTATGAAGTCGCGATGCTAAGCACGAAAAACTGAGTAAGTGCTTTCTTTTTCTTCTGATTTGTGGAGAATCCTTAATTGTTTACAAGTATTATCAATGACTGGATGGAAAGAACTACCATTGCGCTCGAAGCACAAACGAAAGAACGATTGCGTGACGCGAAAGCAGGGTCGACGTTCGATAAGATTCTGAACGAACTAATGAATAACTACGAATGAGCAATAATGGAACCGAGGAAGATGGAGCCTCCTCAATGTTAAATAACAACTGTAAATATAAAAGAATTACGGAGGAGATGAACAGTCCGCGTTGGAAACAAGCGATGGCTATCGCGATTGAATGGTATCATGACCAGATCGACGAAGTAATTGAGGATCACACTGAGGATGGGAATCATCCAGAACGTCCAACGACTGCTCGCGACTATTTTCACAACCGTGGGTGGACGGATGAGACGATAGAACGATTCAAACTTGGATGGGCGCCTGGTGATCAACGCAAACTCGGGGATATACTCATTGAACACGATTTCAGCGATCCGGACCTCAAAAAAGCAGGACTCATGAGTGAGTATGGACCGGAATACCAAGGGAGATATATCTTCCCCTACTTCGAAAATGGTGATCCGGTCCACCTTATCGGGCGGTCAACAGGTCCAAAAGGTGAATATCATCCCGATGATTACGAGCATAATGGTGGATACCAAAAAATAAAATCACGCGATCACATTGAGGCATCTGAACCAATATTTGGTGTTGATCAAATCGGTGACAACGATACTCTTCTTATCACAGAAGGTATAGCAGACGCGATATCTGCACAACAATGTGGTTATCCGTGTATTTCGCCGGTTACGACATCGTTCAGTCACAAAGACAGGGAAAAACTCATAGAGCTGTTTGAGGACGAAACTGTCGTCGTCATTCAAGACAAGGACGCAGTCGAATGTTCGCTTGGGAACGACGGAACTGTTATCGATACACCAGAATATGGGCCAGGTGAGAGTGGCGCTCGGATTACAGTTGATTATCTCAGACAACATGGGATCGACGCTCGGTTGGGTCATCTTCCACAACCAGCGTCGATGAAAGTCGATCTTGATGACTACCTATTGAGATGGGAGGGCGATCTAACTCCTGTAATAGCAGCTGCGAAGCCAATCGAAATCGAGGAGGAAAAACGAGATCGCGATTACGAGCCTGCTCAGTCGCTTAGGCAAGCTGACGAAGTCACATCACTCTTTAGTCTCAAACTGACCGATGTCGCGCCTGTTGAACCCGGGTTCAGGGGAAAGAACCCAGTATATCACTCCGGCGAGTCAGATGACTACTTCGTCGTCTCAGACGATGGTGAGACTGCATACGATCATAAACATGGGAATGTTACTCTAAACGCTCAAACGTACCTCCTCTGTGAGATGGGAGAACGGAGAGTCAGAAATGTCGAAGGACCCCTCTCACGCCGAGAGAAATTCCTTGTGTTCAAGAAGGCAAAGGAAGAGGGCTTCATTCCTGACGACGACAGAATCACGAAAGACGCAATGGTATACGTTGCGCTGGAAGAAGGATTCTGCACAGAAAACGATCTAGCCGGAGATGGTATTCTCCCAGCACGCGCATACAACAAAGTTCTCGATCATCTCGACTTCAAACATGGACGACATCCAGTTAACGAGAAAGACATCCCAGTCATTCCTACATTTGATCCAGAACATCCAATTGTATACCAACAGTCGACGGGCATGTCACTCAACGATGTCCGGAAAACTACTCAGGCAGAAATTAAAGCCGCAATAGAGAGCAGCGACGATGTTCTCCTGTATGCCCTTCCGTCAATGGGGAAAACAGACAGTTCGATATACGCTGTCGAAGAGGCAAACGGGAAAATCGCGATCCTTGTACCAAGGGGACATGAAAGCGATTTCGATCAAGGACTCTATCGTGACATCGAGGATACGTGTGTTGCTGTCGGGGTCGAAAGCAGGATCTTACCGAGTTTCCACAGAGAATGCGAATCAGCAGTAGGGGCTCATGGAGATGATGTTAAAGACGACGTGATAAGCGCATACAATAATGGAGCGTCAGCGAGCGAAATTCACAGCCAGTGGGACCTTCCATGTCAAGAGAATGGTGGGTGCCCTTACATCGAGAAAATGAGCGAAGATTTCGACGAAGACGTCCTTATCGGTCACTACAAACACGCTCACGTTGAAAGTGTCATAAAGAATCGAACTGTTATTATCGACGAATATCCTGCACAAGCATTTGAAGTATCACTAAAGGGAGATACGCTAAACAGCGCGATCAATACCTTCATCGACAGTGATGATGACGAAGTCGATTTCATGACACTAGTCGAGAACAGCGACGAAAACCTCATCGACCTTATCGCGCCAGAATACGTCACACCGGAGGGCGACTTCAAAACGCGCAATAACGACTTTGCATTCACTGAGAACGGTAACGTCTGGGCTCCGGCTATTATCATGACGATCCTCTATGGGCAGTCAGTCGGATCCTGGAGGCGGCTTGTCATCAACGATAAGGTTTGCATCTTCACACGAAGCAACCAGGACGACACACCGGAATTCCGGATGCTCAACAGACCTGACTTCTTTAATGCGAATAATATCATTGCGCTCGATGGAACACCAGAACAGGAACTGTGGGAATTCGCGCTTGACAAAACGCTTGAACAGCGGACAGTCGTGAGTCACATTCACGAAGAATTTGTCACTGATATTCTCAGGAACGAAATCGTCCTAACGAAAAACACTACATATCCAGCCGGCGCTGGAGGGAATCGCGTCAAAGCGATCCGTGACATCAAGCTCTTTGAATATATCGATGACAAGCACGACGAACTGACACCCCTTATCGCGCCACGGAGAGCACTCGAAAAGTACCGATTTGTTAACGGAACTTCAATTACGAGTGAGCGGGAGGTAGGGTGGTACGGAAACCTCCTTGGATCGAACAAATTCAAGAACGCAGAAATTGGTATCGTCTCTGGCAGCAGACACAACGGTGACAGCTACATTGAACAATGGTGCGCCTACAACGATGTCGAAATAGAACGTGAAGGGACAGGAATGGACCTCACATACAATGACGAATTTGCCGACGCACTCCTTAGACAAATGCGCGAACACCAAACTGTTCAAGCGATATTTCGATTTGGGAGGGACAATCGGCCATCGCGCATTTACGTCAACACAAACGCGCTGCCAGAATGGTTCCCCATCTACGATGAAGTGCTATGGACTGATGAAACAGGATTAAATATCCTTGAAGTACTAGATAAAGCTAACGAGCTTCAAGCGTCTGAGATAGCCAACGAAATAGATATGAGCGCCTCTAACACGCGAAAACGGCTCAACGAACTACATGACGAAGGGCTCATTTCGAAGCGAACACATCGAGGGCGAAATCATTGGGGCAAACAAGTTAACGAGTAAACAACAAGAAATCATATTCGTACTAAATATATAGTACAGGAATGATTTCTTGCTATCAATCAAATGATACTTATTCCCAACTATGCGCGCTAGACTTGACTACGTTATCTCTTTGCATGTAACTATAGGCAGTTACATCTAATGCTTTTCGTCATGTCAAGTAAACTAAATTGGATACATCAAACGCACCATCAAACGCTGTAATGAATTTCAATTTTAGTTAGAGTAAACTCTAGTTTAATTCGTGTTTCGAATTCGCTTCTGCCGGTTCCTGATCGATTGTTCGGAAGAATTGTGAAATGAACTTGTTTCAAGTTTAGAGTTTAGTCTAGATCGTCATGCGCGCGGCTTGATTTTGATATAACTGGGCAAAGGGTCCATCGAGTGAAACTGCACGCACGAAATCGGCCGGTTCGGTAGAATGACATTGCTATTGCTCCTTGATGTGGATGTCGCGCACTGTCACATAAGATGTGACGGAAAGACGCGCGGCAGGTTAGACCAATGATAGAGTGTCAACGATGCGGAGCAGAAGATATCAGCGAAATCCAAGATGGAGATGGACTCACGTTTTGTGTGGACTGTCTCTATGAGTTAGAACAGACAGCGTGCCACGATTGCGGTAACGAAATGGACGATTATTTCGACCTATCGTCAACAACACTCTGGCTTGAAAGTACGATTCGGCTTTGTTATGACTGTTTAGAAGGGTACGACGACGTCGAAGTACCAGAAAAGCGCACTCCAATCTGCGGGCACTGTGGGGACCTTACAGCTAAAACAGAAATCGTGACTGTAGAAACGAAAAATGGCGATAAAATGACAATATCTGTTTGTCCCGCCTGCGAAGATTTAATTAGCGATGAGCCGACATTAGCTATTGAGCGCACCGTCTTCCAGCACTGAACCCCAAGGGGTAACGGCACCAAAGTGCCGTCGCAGCAGTAATGAGCGATGGCTCAGCTGAATTTTTTGTAAGCTTCTGCGACGTCGTCTTCGACAAGTCTCATGTATTGCATCGTCCGTTCAAGGCTCGCATGCCCTAGTTGTTCTTGGACTGCTCTGACGTTGACCCCTGATTTTAGCGCATGGACTGCATGACCATGTCGAAAGCTATGAGGGCGGATTCTCATTCGTTTGTTTCCGTCCTGAGTTTCTTGAGCGACCTCATTGAATTCTTGTGCAGCATCGAGTATGACGCTCCTGACGACGGAGTAGCCGATCTGGTCTGATGATTGACCTGGGAAGAGGTATTCGCTATTGGCTCTAAGTGGGCGTTCAGTTTCAAGCCAAATATCGAGTAGACGATTGAGTGAGTTTTGGTAGTGAACGTAGTCCCATTCTGATGTCTTTTTCCGATAGATTTTGATCCGGTTGTTGCGTTGATCAACGTTGTCGACTTCGATGTCGATAAGTTCTGAAACACGCATTCCGGTTTGCCACAGGATCTCGATGATGAGTTTGTTTGAGACAAAGTGACGCTCCGGAAGCGCGTCTATCATTTTGTCTTTTTCATCTTCTGTGACATAGTGGAGGGTATCGTCGTCGCGCTTCGAACTGATGTTGAGATCTGAGAGTGTGATTCCGTCACAGGGGTGGTGGTCGATAACCTGAAATTTGTCTTTCGCGGAGCTGTATAGTGATTGGACCGCTGTATATCGTGTCCGAATAGTATTTGCCGAGTAGTTATCATTCTTGAGTGACAGGATGAAGTCTTCGATGTCAAGTGGTTCTACCTCTTTAGCGCTCAGGTTCTGTTCATGCAGCCACTGATCGTATTGTTTCAGGCACATGCTATACTGGATATACGTGCCATGGTCGTCTCCCTTGATCCGCATGAGCCGGTCCAGAAACCGCTCTATGAGCTCATCGCTAATATCCTGATGTCTCATGACCGGTAGTACACTCCGTTAATCGAGTGGACGTTGTGCAGTTCGTTTTGTAATTCTTTGAGCGCAGTCCGGACGTCCTCGACATTCCCGTCGATGTGTCGAGCGATGTATTCCGGGTTTCCGGACGCCTCCGTGTGGCTATGCTCATCGAACATCGCGCCGTCTCGATCTGGAATCGAATTGGGGAGGAGCTCGTAGACTTGTGAGGCGATATCTCGAGTTGGCTTGAGCATCGACTCGATCACTGCTAGCCGATGTTCGACGTCGTCTGAGCCGAGTGAATTTTCGAGTTTATCGAGCCTCTGGTGTAGTTCGCTGAAGTCCTGAGTTTCACTACTGAAGCCGTTGATCTCCTTAAGAACGCAAAACCTGATGAATTCTGATAAGTTTCGTCCTTGTGAGTTGGCTTCTTGTTCCCACCTTGACTTCGTCTGTTCTTTTAGTCGAATTCTGACTGAGCTGTTTCTCCTTTTTGCCATATATGTATGTAAGACTACATAAGACAATAAAGGTTACACATACGTTATCACGATTATCTAATGACCACCGGGATTTATTCTCGTTCGAGTTCATCCCGGTGTATGGACATCGGCGTACTCACCGTCCCGCTGGGCGGTCAGTCCCGAGAGGAAGCGTTCTCGTATCTCGCCGACCTCGGTGTCGGCGCGGTCGAACTCGGCTGTGGGGGCGCTCCGGGTGACGACC
The DNA window shown above is from Halalkalicoccus jeotgali B3 and carries:
- a CDS encoding winged helix-turn-helix transcriptional regulator, whose product is MSNNGTEEDGASSMLNNNCKYKRITEEMNSPRWKQAMAIAIEWYHDQIDEVIEDHTEDGNHPERPTTARDYFHNRGWTDETIERFKLGWAPGDQRKLGDILIEHDFSDPDLKKAGLMSEYGPEYQGRYIFPYFENGDPVHLIGRSTGPKGEYHPDDYEHNGGYQKIKSRDHIEASEPIFGVDQIGDNDTLLITEGIADAISAQQCGYPCISPVTTSFSHKDREKLIELFEDETVVVIQDKDAVECSLGNDGTVIDTPEYGPGESGARITVDYLRQHGIDARLGHLPQPASMKVDLDDYLLRWEGDLTPVIAAAKPIEIEEEKRDRDYEPAQSLRQADEVTSLFSLKLTDVAPVEPGFRGKNPVYHSGESDDYFVVSDDGETAYDHKHGNVTLNAQTYLLCEMGERRVRNVEGPLSRREKFLVFKKAKEEGFIPDDDRITKDAMVYVALEEGFCTENDLAGDGILPARAYNKVLDHLDFKHGRHPVNEKDIPVIPTFDPEHPIVYQQSTGMSLNDVRKTTQAEIKAAIESSDDVLLYALPSMGKTDSSIYAVEEANGKIAILVPRGHESDFDQGLYRDIEDTCVAVGVESRILPSFHRECESAVGAHGDDVKDDVISAYNNGASASEIHSQWDLPCQENGGCPYIEKMSEDFDEDVLIGHYKHAHVESVIKNRTVIIDEYPAQAFEVSLKGDTLNSAINTFIDSDDDEVDFMTLVENSDENLIDLIAPEYVTPEGDFKTRNNDFAFTENGNVWAPAIIMTILYGQSVGSWRRLVINDKVCIFTRSNQDDTPEFRMLNRPDFFNANNIIALDGTPEQELWEFALDKTLEQRTVVSHIHEEFVTDILRNEIVLTKNTTYPAGAGGNRVKAIRDIKLFEYIDDKHDELTPLIAPRRALEKYRFVNGTSITSEREVGWYGNLLGSNKFKNAEIGIVSGSRHNGDSYIEQWCAYNDVEIEREGTGMDLTYNDEFADALLRQMREHQTVQAIFRFGRDNRPSRIYVNTNALPEWFPIYDEVLWTDETGLNILEVLDKANELQASEIANEIDMSASNTRKRLNELHDEGLISKRTHRGRNHWGKQVNE
- a CDS encoding tyrosine-type recombinase/integrase, which produces MRHQDISDELIERFLDRLMRIKGDDHGTYIQYSMCLKQYDQWLHEQNLSAKEVEPLDIEDFILSLKNDNYSANTIRTRYTAVQSLYSSAKDKFQVIDHHPCDGITLSDLNISSKRDDDTLHYVTEDEKDKMIDALPERHFVSNKLIIEILWQTGMRVSELIDIEVDNVDQRNNRIKIYRKKTSEWDYVHYQNSLNRLLDIWLETERPLRANSEYLFPGQSSDQIGYSVVRSVILDAAQEFNEVAQETQDGNKRMRIRPHSFRHGHAVHALKSGVNVRAVQEQLGHASLERTMQYMRLVEDDVAEAYKKFS